A section of the Marinimicrobium koreense genome encodes:
- a CDS encoding substrate-binding periplasmic protein translates to MRLQVIKTVLKGVLLAVALSGVSWADSNTAEGEALVIRYPMLGEEYGQTWSNYFLELLTLALEKAGEEYVLDPVTLSNFRESRSVMSVAKGVYDIHWMNTNATRETVLRPVRVPLFKGLIGWRLLMVRSGDEDQFANMTDLEPLRDLKTVQGHDWPDSAILEHNGLPVIRTPHWEGMFKMLYAGRVDYFPRSVVEVWKEQRVFSELELAVDEHVVLVYPSAYYFFVRRNNERLAEAIERGLLAAIDDGSFDRVIMAHFGESLKRARLDERTLIRLDNPLMTPDTPLDRPELWYRP, encoded by the coding sequence ATGCGACTTCAGGTTATAAAAACGGTGTTGAAAGGGGTGCTCCTGGCAGTGGCACTGAGCGGTGTTTCCTGGGCCGACAGCAATACCGCTGAGGGTGAGGCACTGGTGATTCGATATCCGATGTTGGGCGAAGAATATGGTCAGACTTGGTCCAACTACTTTCTGGAGCTGCTGACCCTGGCGCTGGAAAAGGCGGGGGAAGAGTATGTTCTGGATCCCGTCACGCTATCAAACTTTCGTGAGAGTCGCAGCGTCATGTCCGTGGCAAAAGGCGTGTACGACATTCACTGGATGAACACCAATGCCACCCGGGAAACGGTGTTGCGCCCCGTCCGGGTGCCCCTGTTCAAAGGGTTGATCGGCTGGCGACTGCTGATGGTTCGCTCAGGCGACGAGGACCAGTTTGCCAACATGACTGACCTTGAGCCGCTGCGAGATCTGAAAACCGTCCAGGGGCATGACTGGCCAGATAGCGCCATCCTGGAACATAACGGCCTGCCGGTGATTCGCACGCCCCACTGGGAAGGAATGTTCAAAATGCTGTACGCCGGTCGGGTCGATTACTTTCCCCGTTCGGTGGTGGAAGTCTGGAAGGAGCAGCGGGTGTTCTCCGAGCTGGAGCTGGCGGTGGATGAGCATGTGGTTCTGGTCTATCCATCGGCGTATTACTTTTTTGTGCGCCGGAACAACGAGCGCCTGGCCGAAGCGATCGAGCGCGGTTTGCTGGCCGCCATTGACGATGGTTCATTTGATCGGGTGATTATGGCACACTTCGGAGAGAGCCTGAAGCGGGCCCGTCTCGATGAGCGTACCCTCATTCGCCTGGACAACCCGCTGATGACGCCCGACACCCCACTGGACCGCCCGGAGCTGTGGTATCGCCCTTGA
- a CDS encoding DUF2254 domain-containing protein yields the protein MKPSSFLSLDRIRFLIQRIRERLWVKPLALCVLSVGGVFLAKLAEGAPFADILPVVSLDSVESLLSVMASSMLVIATFAVGSMVAAYASASAAATPRSIPLVIADDVTQNALSAFIGAFIFSLVALIAVTNGYFQGAGLFTIFALTVWVFGIVIITFVRWVDRIARLGRVVNTIERVEESTAEALARRRRAPTLCATPLRDVRAQGQPLMCSRVGYVQHVDLATLQDCAEVQSARIEVVVLPGTFASPDRVLAYVEAEGAIDEDPLRAAFTIGRTRTFEDDPRFGLVALSEIADKALSPGVNDPGTAIDVIGTLVRLFTLWRRPLEQGEQAATRYDRVWVPELSVDDLFDDAFTAIARDGAGIAEVAIRLQKALCALAAQEDQAMVRAASRHSRLALARSDHAMDLAEDRAAVRAVALSETVDI from the coding sequence ATGAAACCATCCTCTTTCCTGTCGTTAGACCGGATACGCTTTCTCATCCAGCGAATTCGAGAGCGCCTTTGGGTGAAGCCTCTGGCGCTCTGCGTGCTTTCTGTTGGCGGTGTATTCCTGGCCAAGCTCGCAGAAGGCGCCCCATTTGCCGACATTCTCCCTGTCGTCAGTCTCGACTCGGTGGAGTCGCTGCTCTCGGTGATGGCATCCAGCATGCTGGTGATAGCGACCTTCGCCGTGGGCTCCATGGTCGCGGCCTACGCCTCCGCGAGCGCCGCCGCCACGCCTCGATCCATTCCCCTGGTGATTGCCGATGATGTCACCCAGAACGCGCTCTCGGCCTTTATTGGCGCTTTCATCTTCAGTCTGGTGGCGCTGATCGCGGTCACAAATGGCTACTTTCAGGGGGCCGGCCTGTTCACCATCTTTGCCCTGACCGTATGGGTCTTTGGCATTGTCATTATTACCTTTGTTCGCTGGGTTGATCGCATTGCCCGGCTGGGGAGGGTGGTCAACACCATTGAGCGGGTTGAAGAGTCGACGGCTGAGGCGCTGGCGCGGCGGCGACGTGCTCCCACGCTCTGCGCGACCCCGCTGCGCGACGTTCGGGCGCAGGGCCAGCCCCTGATGTGCTCGCGAGTGGGCTACGTCCAGCACGTCGACCTGGCGACTTTGCAGGACTGCGCCGAGGTCCAGAGTGCCCGTATCGAAGTGGTTGTCTTGCCCGGAACCTTCGCCAGCCCCGATCGGGTACTGGCCTATGTTGAGGCGGAAGGTGCGATCGATGAAGACCCGCTGCGGGCCGCCTTTACCATCGGCCGCACCCGGACGTTTGAGGATGATCCCCGGTTTGGTCTGGTGGCATTGTCTGAAATTGCCGATAAGGCGCTGTCTCCCGGCGTCAACGATCCGGGGACCGCGATCGACGTGATTGGCACGCTGGTGCGCCTGTTCACCCTTTGGCGCCGGCCGCTGGAGCAGGGCGAGCAAGCCGCGACACGCTACGACCGGGTATGGGTCCCCGAGCTGTCAGTGGATGACCTGTTTGACGACGCTTTTACAGCAATTGCCCGAGATGGTGCCGGGATTGCCGAAGTGGCGATCCGGCTCCAAAAGGCGCTGTGTGCTCTCGCGGCGCAGGAGGACCAGGCCATGGTCCGAGCCGCAAGCCGACACTCCCGCCTGGCACTGGCGCGCTCAGATCACGCTATGGATCTGGCGGAGGACCGGGCCGCGGTGCGCGCCGTCGCGCTGTCCGAAACCGTCGATATCTGA
- a CDS encoding glutamate synthase-related protein, with the protein MSQPVIADNKPAKVTLKKGEEYAFCRCGRSKDQPFCDGSHSGTGFTPKMFKAEKDGDAFLCQCKHTDDAPFCDGTHKQFSDDQVGKEGPAGEKDEQSGAPTAKATPEEPTVEFIHLLAREGLKNLGSHGPVSAMGVPRNELPHWDDLQIMVAQMATKPLMEDVSIDTELVVGPEAKKPLSLKIPLLVSDMSFGALSEEAKVALAKGAERAGTGICSGEGGMLPEEKAENSRYFYELASAKFGYKEELLSDIQAFHFKGGQGAKTGTGGHLPGNKNTEKIAQVRQITAGEPATSPPTFKDLSSVKDFKRFADRVREISGGVPVGFKLSANHIERDIQFALDASADYIILDGRGGGTGAAPEMFRDHISVPTIPALARARRYLDEQKASGRVTLIITGGLRVPMDFVKALALGADGIALSNSAIQAVGCVGARICNTNNCPAGIATQREDLRKRLNVDQSAERLSTFFDASVQLMSVMARACGHNALRDLNQEDLATWHREMALLSGVRYAGIGTP; encoded by the coding sequence ATGAGCCAGCCCGTGATCGCCGACAACAAACCCGCCAAAGTGACACTCAAAAAAGGCGAAGAGTACGCTTTCTGCCGCTGCGGGCGCTCCAAGGATCAACCCTTCTGCGATGGCTCCCACTCCGGAACCGGCTTTACCCCCAAGATGTTCAAGGCCGAAAAAGACGGCGATGCCTTTCTCTGTCAATGCAAGCACACCGACGATGCCCCCTTCTGCGACGGTACTCACAAGCAGTTCAGTGATGATCAGGTGGGGAAAGAGGGGCCTGCCGGGGAAAAGGACGAGCAGAGTGGTGCTCCAACCGCCAAAGCGACACCGGAGGAGCCCACAGTCGAATTCATTCACCTGCTCGCACGGGAAGGACTGAAAAATCTCGGCAGCCACGGGCCGGTATCGGCCATGGGCGTCCCGCGCAACGAACTGCCCCACTGGGATGACCTCCAGATCATGGTCGCCCAGATGGCGACAAAGCCCCTGATGGAGGATGTCTCCATTGATACGGAACTGGTGGTCGGGCCCGAGGCGAAAAAACCACTCAGTCTGAAGATTCCCCTATTGGTCTCCGATATGAGCTTTGGCGCCTTATCGGAGGAAGCTAAAGTGGCCTTGGCCAAAGGCGCCGAGCGGGCCGGCACCGGCATCTGCTCCGGCGAAGGCGGCATGCTCCCGGAAGAAAAAGCCGAAAACAGTCGTTATTTTTACGAGCTCGCCAGCGCCAAGTTTGGCTACAAGGAGGAGCTGTTGAGCGATATCCAGGCGTTCCACTTCAAAGGGGGTCAGGGCGCCAAGACCGGCACTGGTGGTCATTTACCGGGTAACAAAAACACCGAAAAGATCGCTCAAGTTCGCCAGATAACCGCTGGCGAACCCGCCACCTCTCCACCCACGTTCAAGGACCTGTCCAGCGTCAAGGATTTCAAGCGCTTCGCTGACCGGGTGCGGGAGATATCCGGTGGCGTCCCGGTCGGTTTCAAATTGAGCGCCAACCATATCGAGCGGGACATTCAATTCGCGCTGGATGCCAGTGCGGACTACATCATTCTGGACGGTCGGGGCGGCGGCACGGGTGCGGCCCCCGAGATGTTCCGCGATCACATCAGCGTGCCCACCATTCCCGCCCTGGCGCGGGCCCGGCGCTATCTGGATGAGCAGAAAGCCAGTGGCCGGGTGACCCTCATCATCACCGGTGGACTCCGGGTTCCCATGGACTTTGTGAAGGCGCTGGCACTGGGCGCCGACGGTATCGCACTGTCCAACAGCGCCATTCAGGCGGTCGGCTGTGTGGGAGCGCGAATCTGCAATACCAACAATTGCCCCGCCGGTATCGCCACACAGCGCGAGGATCTGCGCAAGCGACTCAATGTCGATCAATCCGCCGAGCGTCTGAGTACTTTCTTTGACGCATCGGTGCAGTTGATGAGCGTCATGGCCAGGGCCTGCGGTCACAACGCGCTGCGGGACCTCAACCAGGAAGACCTGGCCACCTGGCATCGGGAGATGGCTCTCCTGTCGGGGGTTCGATACGCGGGCATCGGCACCCCCTGA
- the dbpA gene encoding ATP-dependent RNA helicase DbpA, which translates to MTPTDFATLPLDPALLRNLDSLAYHQMTPVQAQSLPEVLAGRDVIVQARTGSGKTAAFGLGLLHKLQAQRFRIQSLVLCPTRELADQVAEEVRTLARTLTNIKVLTLCGGVPIGPQIGSLEHGAHIVVGTPGRIEDHLRKGTLNLSTVDTLVLDEADRMLDMGFQPVLDRIVEHIPSDRQTLLFSATFPPEIESIAQRIMNQPVRITVEERHDERSIEELFSPIDGLSRPEAVRLLLLAERPNAALVFCNTKQGVKALTQHLNQNGLNTQALHGDLDQRERDQTMVLFDNNSCSILVATDVAARGLDIDAVDLVINHEIARDSAVHTHRVGRTGRAGRQGKAITLFDEKERFKLARLGDSLTIEPLPDKGILTQPPYRAPMATLQIDGGKKQKVRRGDILGALTAPGGLDGQQVGKIHLQDLRAYVAVKRSEATLALEMINKGKLKGRQFRARLVR; encoded by the coding sequence TTGACCCCTACCGACTTTGCGACCCTGCCCCTCGATCCTGCTCTGCTTCGCAACCTGGATTCCCTGGCGTACCACCAGATGACGCCGGTTCAGGCCCAGAGCCTACCCGAGGTGCTGGCCGGCCGGGATGTGATCGTTCAGGCACGTACCGGTTCTGGTAAAACCGCCGCCTTCGGTCTGGGCCTGTTGCACAAGCTTCAGGCGCAACGCTTTCGCATTCAGTCACTGGTGCTGTGCCCGACCCGGGAGCTGGCCGACCAGGTGGCCGAGGAAGTGCGCACCCTGGCGCGAACCCTGACCAATATCAAAGTGTTGACGCTTTGCGGCGGTGTGCCGATCGGACCGCAGATCGGCTCTCTGGAGCACGGTGCGCACATCGTTGTGGGCACACCCGGGCGGATCGAGGACCATCTTCGCAAAGGCACGCTGAATCTGAGCACCGTGGATACCCTGGTGCTTGATGAAGCGGACCGGATGCTGGATATGGGGTTTCAACCCGTGCTGGACCGGATTGTCGAACACATCCCCTCGGACCGACAGACACTGCTGTTCAGCGCCACTTTTCCTCCGGAAATTGAATCCATCGCACAGCGGATCATGAATCAACCGGTTCGCATTACCGTTGAGGAGCGTCACGATGAGCGCAGCATTGAAGAGCTTTTTTCGCCGATTGACGGGCTGTCCCGCCCCGAAGCGGTGCGTCTGCTGCTGTTGGCGGAACGACCGAACGCCGCCCTGGTATTCTGCAATACCAAACAGGGCGTCAAAGCCCTGACCCAACACCTGAACCAGAATGGTCTCAACACCCAGGCGCTGCACGGTGATCTGGATCAGAGAGAGCGGGATCAGACCATGGTGCTGTTTGACAACAACAGCTGTTCGATCCTGGTGGCCACAGACGTCGCCGCCCGAGGGCTGGATATCGACGCCGTGGACCTGGTGATCAACCATGAAATCGCCCGGGACAGCGCGGTGCACACGCATCGGGTGGGGCGCACCGGCCGTGCCGGCCGCCAGGGGAAGGCCATTACCCTGTTTGATGAAAAAGAACGTTTCAAATTGGCCCGCCTGGGGGACTCACTCACCATCGAGCCGCTACCGGACAAGGGCATTCTCACACAGCCGCCCTATCGGGCGCCGATGGCCACCTTGCAGATCGACGGCGGGAAAAAACAGAAAGTACGCCGGGGCGATATTCTCGGTGCGCTCACCGCACCCGGCGGACTGGACGGTCAACAGGTGGGCAAAATACACCTGCAGGACCTTCGAGCCTACGTCGCGGTCAAACGCTCGGAAGCCACGCTCGCCCTGGAGATGATCAACAAAGGCAAACTGAAAGGCCGACAGTTCCGCGCCCGCCTGGTGCGATAA
- a CDS encoding pyridoxal phosphate-dependent aminotransferase: MPLSNMDFEFYESEDPIWNPALMTIPIPGIRKMVNLASTMDDVIHLSIGQPDLPTPQNVINAGVEALQRGQTGYTMDAGLPELLESLAIYYGERYQRTLSPDNIMITTGATEALYLALTAVSAPGRHFIVPDPAFMLYSPLIRMNGGEVTEIPTRAENNHQLDPQEVIDAIEPHTYGIVLNSPSNPTGTVYPRETLEAIVEEAAYRGIQIISDEVYDHLIYDGKTYPSVLSCCSDLDHVMVVSSFSKTYSMAGMRIGWLIGSQGAIKKLRRYHMFTTTVANTPFQWAGVAALHGGNDFINHMLKEYTARRDRLVELVEQTPHMTGYVPEGAFYLFPSLPEGANGTNIALRLLKETGVCTIPGETFGSSCSNSLRLSYSTSMDNIEKAFERIIPWMEQQDFD; encoded by the coding sequence ATGCCACTGAGCAATATGGATTTCGAGTTCTACGAATCCGAGGATCCCATCTGGAATCCGGCCTTGATGACCATTCCGATTCCGGGCATCCGGAAAATGGTCAACCTGGCGTCCACCATGGACGATGTGATTCATCTGTCCATCGGCCAACCGGACCTGCCGACGCCTCAGAATGTGATCAACGCGGGGGTGGAAGCGCTGCAGCGTGGCCAGACCGGCTACACCATGGATGCCGGCCTGCCCGAGTTGCTGGAGTCGCTCGCGATCTACTACGGCGAGCGGTACCAGCGGACCTTGAGCCCGGACAACATCATGATCACCACCGGCGCCACCGAGGCGCTTTACCTGGCGCTGACCGCCGTGTCCGCGCCGGGGCGGCATTTCATCGTGCCAGATCCGGCGTTCATGTTGTACTCCCCATTGATCCGGATGAACGGGGGGGAGGTCACCGAAATTCCCACCCGCGCGGAAAACAATCACCAACTGGACCCCCAGGAAGTCATCGACGCGATCGAGCCCCATACCTACGGTATTGTGCTCAATTCACCGAGTAATCCCACCGGTACGGTCTATCCGCGGGAAACCCTGGAGGCGATTGTTGAAGAAGCCGCTTATCGCGGTATCCAGATCATCAGTGATGAGGTGTACGACCATCTCATTTACGACGGAAAAACCTACCCATCGGTGTTGTCCTGCTGCAGCGATCTCGATCATGTCATGGTGGTCAGCAGTTTTTCCAAAACCTACAGCATGGCGGGTATGCGCATCGGTTGGCTGATTGGCAGTCAGGGGGCGATCAAAAAACTGCGTCGCTACCACATGTTCACCACCACCGTGGCCAATACCCCGTTCCAGTGGGCCGGGGTGGCGGCACTGCACGGCGGCAATGATTTCATCAATCACATGCTCAAGGAATACACCGCGCGCCGGGATCGTCTAGTGGAGCTGGTGGAGCAGACGCCGCACATGACCGGCTATGTCCCGGAAGGGGCGTTTTACCTGTTTCCGTCATTGCCGGAGGGCGCCAACGGTACCAATATCGCGTTGCGTCTGCTCAAGGAAACCGGGGTGTGCACCATCCCCGGGGAAACCTTTGGCAGTAGCTGCAGCAATTCCCTGCGGCTGAGCTATTCCACCTCCATGGACAATATCGAGAAAGCGTTCGAGCGCATCATTCCCTGGATGGAACAGCAGGACTTCGACTGA
- a CDS encoding amidase → MSQTMLRMTAVELLEQYRDGSLSPVEVATAMLDQIERVDSETNGFCLVDRDTTLALARESEQRYQQHQPQGTLDGVPVAVKDVFFTPMWPTRKGSLAVDPKHTLDRTTPSTAALARHGYVPIGKTTTSEFGWKAVTDNPVDGVTNNPWNPQKTAGGASGGSAVAVALGMAPLALGTDSGGSIRIPASFCGLVGFKPSAGEVPHWPASPFGSLTQAGPMTWTVQDCALMMNVITEHDHRDTRAIPRRHIDYLGNLGRSIKGLRIAYSPNLGYVDVDPEVERAVAQSVELFRELGAEVVRVDPGFSDPLPAFGHLFYGGAANAMRELGTKKRERMDPQLVKVAEKAGRLTMIDYMGAVDESMRLRERMANFHQKYDLLLTPTLPITAFKTGREVPEDWPNTRWPTWTPFTYPFNMTGQPAITVPCGFDSGGMPIGLQLVGARYNDALVLQTADAYQQANDLTDRRPALMS, encoded by the coding sequence ATGAGCCAAACGATGTTGCGGATGACCGCGGTAGAACTTCTGGAGCAGTATCGGGACGGGTCCCTGTCACCGGTCGAGGTGGCCACGGCCATGCTCGATCAGATTGAGCGGGTGGATTCCGAAACCAACGGGTTTTGCCTGGTGGATCGCGACACCACCCTGGCGCTGGCGCGCGAGTCCGAACAGCGCTATCAACAGCATCAGCCCCAGGGTACGCTCGACGGTGTGCCGGTGGCGGTGAAGGATGTGTTTTTTACCCCCATGTGGCCCACCCGTAAGGGCTCTCTGGCGGTGGACCCCAAACATACGCTGGACAGGACGACCCCCTCCACCGCGGCACTGGCCCGCCACGGTTATGTGCCCATCGGCAAAACCACCACCTCGGAATTCGGCTGGAAAGCGGTGACCGACAATCCGGTCGATGGGGTAACCAATAACCCCTGGAACCCACAGAAAACCGCCGGTGGTGCCAGTGGCGGCAGCGCCGTGGCGGTGGCGTTGGGGATGGCACCACTGGCGCTGGGCACGGACTCCGGTGGTTCCATCCGTATTCCCGCGTCCTTCTGCGGCCTGGTGGGTTTCAAACCCTCCGCGGGCGAAGTACCCCACTGGCCCGCCAGTCCGTTCGGCTCGCTGACCCAGGCAGGCCCCATGACTTGGACGGTGCAGGATTGTGCCCTGATGATGAATGTGATCACCGAGCATGATCATCGCGACACCCGGGCCATTCCCCGTCGACATATTGATTATCTGGGGAACCTGGGGCGCAGTATCAAAGGGCTGCGCATCGCCTACAGTCCCAATCTGGGCTATGTCGACGTTGACCCGGAGGTTGAACGGGCGGTGGCGCAGTCGGTTGAACTGTTCCGGGAGCTGGGCGCCGAGGTGGTCCGGGTGGACCCGGGCTTCAGCGATCCTTTACCCGCCTTTGGCCATCTGTTCTACGGCGGCGCGGCCAATGCCATGCGCGAGCTGGGCACCAAAAAACGCGAGCGGATGGACCCTCAGTTGGTCAAGGTCGCGGAAAAGGCCGGCAGACTGACCATGATTGATTATATGGGCGCGGTGGATGAATCCATGCGCCTGCGTGAGCGCATGGCGAATTTCCACCAGAAGTACGATCTGCTGTTGACGCCCACGTTGCCCATTACCGCGTTCAAGACCGGACGGGAAGTCCCGGAGGACTGGCCCAATACCCGCTGGCCCACCTGGACGCCCTTTACCTATCCGTTCAACATGACCGGGCAGCCCGCCATTACCGTGCCCTGTGGTTTTGATTCGGGTGGTATGCCCATCGGCCTGCAACTGGTGGGGGCGCGCTATAATGACGCTTTGGTGTTGCAAACCGCCGATGCGTATCAGCAGGCCAACGATCTGACCGATCGTCGTCCGGCACTGATGTCTTGA
- a CDS encoding D-2-hydroxyacid dehydrogenase produces the protein MTEVAVLTADDEPDLPGLDGLPDSVRVTHVRDEQALTEALTRADILVVTDFRSGMIERCWPEKPSVRWVHATSAGVDALMFPALRDSDIPVTNARGIFNRGIAEYVLGAILLFAKDTMGNLNYQRLHRWQHRETRLIDRQRVLIVGAGSIGTTVGQLLNAAGLEVEGTARTERTIEGFRKVHAQEDMMAVLPHVDYVVITAPLTPDTEGLFDRETFRAMKPSAHLINVGRGPIVASEALLAALEQGDIAGAALDVFEEEPLPENHPLWDKPNVMISAHMAGDFIGWRRALGEQFTDNFTRWQAGEALNNLVSKG, from the coding sequence ATGACCGAAGTAGCGGTACTCACGGCCGACGACGAACCGGATCTGCCAGGCCTGGATGGGCTGCCCGATTCGGTTCGGGTGACCCACGTGAGAGACGAGCAGGCCCTGACCGAGGCGCTGACCCGAGCCGACATTCTGGTGGTCACCGACTTCCGTTCAGGAATGATCGAGCGCTGTTGGCCTGAAAAGCCCAGCGTGCGTTGGGTGCATGCCACCAGCGCGGGGGTGGATGCGCTGATGTTCCCGGCGCTGCGCGACAGCGACATTCCCGTGACCAATGCCCGGGGCATTTTCAATCGAGGTATTGCCGAATATGTGCTGGGGGCCATTCTGTTGTTTGCCAAAGACACCATGGGGAACCTCAACTACCAGCGTCTGCATCGCTGGCAGCACCGGGAAACCCGGCTGATTGATCGCCAACGTGTACTGATAGTCGGCGCCGGTTCGATTGGCACCACGGTGGGGCAGTTGCTCAATGCGGCGGGGCTCGAGGTTGAAGGCACCGCCCGAACCGAGCGGACTATTGAAGGGTTTCGCAAGGTGCACGCCCAGGAAGACATGATGGCGGTGTTGCCCCATGTCGATTATGTGGTGATCACCGCGCCGTTAACACCGGATACCGAAGGCCTGTTCGACCGGGAAACCTTTCGGGCCATGAAGCCGTCGGCGCATCTGATCAACGTCGGGCGCGGGCCCATTGTGGCCTCTGAGGCGTTGCTTGCGGCGCTGGAACAGGGTGACATTGCCGGGGCGGCGCTGGATGTCTTCGAGGAAGAGCCCCTGCCCGAGAATCATCCCCTGTGGGATAAACCCAATGTGATGATTTCCGCCCACATGGCCGGTGACTTTATCGGCTGGCGCCGGGCGCTGGGCGAACAATTCACCGACAACTTCACCCGCTGGCAGGCGGGTGAAGCACTGAACAATCTGGTATCCAAAGGCTGA
- a CDS encoding aspartate aminotransferase family protein — MSHLSPLLKQSSNVCVEHGEGAWLYDTDGQAYLDFTSGIGVTSTGHCHPTVVKAAQEQVGKVIHAQYTTVTHEPMLKLTDRLVEKMPKGIDSVAFANSGSEAVEMALRLARHATGRANILTFHGGFHGRTMAAASMTTSGTKVRTGFHPMMAGVVTAPFPHAYRYGWDEQAAVEFCLRELDEILKTHSAPSDTAAMIIEPVQGEYGYYPAPKAFLEGIAQRCKDHNILLIADEIQAGYGRTGRFWSHEHADVHPDIVITAKGLASGFPLSAIAASQSLMNQGLPGSQGGTYGANAVACAAALATLDVVEGEKLVANAAERGEQLYARLEAYKKEYAWIDDLRGRGLMLGMEIAHSPDRPRADIAEKLAKESEKRGLLLLRCGTAGQIIRWLPPLVVSAEEVDDAADRFGKVLEAVASEL; from the coding sequence ATGAGCCATCTGTCGCCACTCCTGAAACAGTCCAGTAACGTCTGCGTTGAACACGGCGAGGGCGCCTGGCTTTACGATACTGACGGTCAGGCTTATCTGGACTTTACCTCGGGTATCGGGGTAACCAGTACGGGCCACTGCCATCCCACGGTGGTCAAGGCGGCACAGGAGCAGGTGGGTAAAGTCATTCATGCCCAGTACACCACGGTGACCCATGAACCCATGCTCAAATTGACCGATCGCCTGGTGGAAAAAATGCCCAAGGGCATCGATTCGGTGGCGTTTGCCAACTCCGGTTCCGAGGCGGTCGAAATGGCCTTGCGGCTGGCTCGACACGCCACCGGCCGTGCCAACATCCTGACCTTTCACGGCGGTTTTCATGGTCGGACCATGGCCGCTGCCTCTATGACTACCTCCGGTACCAAAGTGCGCACCGGGTTTCACCCCATGATGGCCGGGGTGGTGACCGCCCCCTTTCCCCACGCCTATCGCTATGGTTGGGACGAACAGGCGGCGGTGGAGTTCTGCCTGCGCGAGCTGGATGAAATCCTGAAAACCCACAGTGCGCCCTCAGATACTGCGGCCATGATCATTGAGCCGGTGCAGGGTGAATATGGCTATTACCCGGCTCCGAAGGCCTTTCTGGAAGGCATCGCCCAGCGCTGTAAAGACCACAACATCCTGTTGATTGCCGATGAAATCCAGGCCGGCTACGGCCGCACCGGGCGCTTCTGGAGCCATGAACATGCCGATGTCCACCCAGACATTGTCATTACCGCCAAAGGCTTGGCCAGTGGTTTTCCGCTGTCGGCGATTGCCGCGTCCCAGTCGCTGATGAACCAAGGCTTGCCCGGTTCGCAGGGTGGGACCTACGGTGCCAATGCGGTGGCCTGTGCCGCTGCGTTGGCGACACTCGACGTGGTCGAGGGCGAGAAGCTGGTCGCCAATGCCGCCGAGCGAGGCGAACAGCTGTATGCTCGGTTGGAGGCGTATAAGAAAGAGTACGCCTGGATCGATGACCTGCGTGGTCGGGGGTTGATGCTGGGCATGGAGATCGCCCACAGCCCGGATCGACCCCGCGCGGACATTGCGGAAAAACTGGCAAAGGAGTCCGAGAAGCGTGGACTGCTTTTGCTGCGCTGCGGCACCGCCGGGCAGATCATCCGCTGGTTGCCGCCGCTGGTGGTTTCGGCGGAAGAAGTGGACGATGCGGCGGACCGTTTCGGCAAAGTGCTCGAAGCCGTTGCCTCTGAACTGTAA